One genomic segment of Sanyastnella coralliicola includes these proteins:
- a CDS encoding methyltransferase RsmF C-terminal domain-like protein — MDHSLPTDFVSRLERQFPDHAAQIIEAMHGVPRTAINYNTQKPTNQRIGKPLTWNPHGRFVDAEKQFALDPLWHAGAYYVMEPGSQSLASMLSLLSMEEGAWRVLDLCAAPGGKTTVILNHLNDQSLLVSNEIHRQRSQILLENSIKWGRSNHLVSNASPDDLTNSGASFDLIVIDAPCGGEGMFRKDHNARAEWSEDNVAMCAARQEDILDAAKQLLAPDGVIIYSTCTLASAENDNQLKRLLDSGEFELLEGWDQLSFAEAGALQTECGWQFAPGLTESEGLFISAIQLKKGGKQERPAKERYQRWKGENTWFDHLDSSHVFDVKGNPRFIEEDVLLTLEQLQGAKIPVLKAGIGLARAKGKHLVPDHELAMWSQQQKEAIELDETAALDYLRAQSGRAAYPKGWQLVSFEGMNLGWMKSVGDRWNNHYPEKWKLRLR, encoded by the coding sequence ATGGATCATTCGTTACCTACCGACTTCGTTTCACGCCTTGAACGACAGTTTCCTGACCATGCAGCTCAGATCATTGAAGCCATGCATGGCGTTCCGCGAACAGCGATAAACTACAACACCCAAAAGCCAACAAATCAACGAATTGGGAAGCCATTGACTTGGAACCCTCATGGGAGGTTTGTGGATGCTGAGAAGCAATTTGCCTTGGACCCACTGTGGCATGCAGGCGCGTATTATGTGATGGAGCCTGGTTCACAGAGCTTGGCGAGTATGCTCTCGTTGTTGTCAATGGAAGAAGGAGCTTGGCGAGTGCTCGATTTATGCGCCGCACCAGGAGGGAAGACGACCGTGATTTTGAACCACTTGAATGACCAAAGCTTGTTGGTGTCGAATGAAATTCACCGGCAGCGCTCTCAAATTCTACTCGAGAACAGCATTAAGTGGGGTCGGTCAAATCACTTGGTCTCGAACGCTAGTCCGGATGACCTCACGAATTCCGGAGCTTCCTTTGATTTGATCGTCATTGATGCACCTTGCGGAGGTGAAGGCATGTTCCGGAAAGACCACAATGCTCGCGCTGAATGGTCAGAGGACAATGTGGCCATGTGCGCTGCTAGACAAGAAGATATTCTCGATGCCGCGAAGCAGTTATTGGCTCCTGACGGTGTGATTATTTATAGCACCTGTACACTGGCTAGCGCCGAAAATGACAACCAGTTGAAGCGCCTATTAGACTCAGGAGAATTCGAGCTCTTGGAAGGTTGGGATCAACTCTCATTTGCTGAAGCCGGAGCCCTTCAAACGGAATGTGGGTGGCAATTCGCACCGGGATTGACAGAGAGCGAAGGCCTTTTCATCTCCGCCATCCAACTCAAAAAAGGAGGGAAACAAGAACGTCCGGCAAAGGAACGGTATCAACGCTGGAAAGGTGAGAATACCTGGTTCGATCACTTGGATTCGTCTCACGTTTTTGATGTCAAAGGAAACCCGCGATTCATTGAAGAAGACGTGTTGTTGACCTTGGAACAACTTCAAGGCGCGAAGATTCCGGTGTTGAAGGCAGGCATTGGTCTGGCCCGCGCAAAAGGAAAGCATCTTGTTCCTGATCATGAATTGGCGATGTGGTCACAGCAGCAAAAAGAGGCCATCGAACTGGATGAAACTGCTGCTTTAGACTACCTCCGTGCCCAAAGCGGGAGAGCGGCTTATCCTAAGGGCTGGCAGCTCGTAAGTTTTGAAGGGATGAACCTCGGTTGGATGAAGAGTGTAGGCGACCGATGGAACAATCACTACCCTGAGAAATGGAAACTTCGCCTGCGATAG
- a CDS encoding tetratricopeptide repeat protein has translation MAKPNNTYDPQLLETYFNGSLSAEEAHALEMQAMEDPFLAEAMEGFEAAGVNPEASAALKQQIHSATQPTGGLTPWLLGMAAVLVVAAGVWLAIPEEKEDALVETLIEEESERELELEEEARDAHVHPYTDEELEESHIEVVDQSQTDSSMTFTIRETMAEVADAAQAVEEVPVEHFVERVEAPAPVAPQEPEEVSPVDAPEEEERDVMIPGAAIYHLLNYKVVDYRGQREESWEKRELLTGTNAAISDSSEEPLIGQQYTQVAYVEYLEQTMERFAEERYSKAERGFKEILLHFPYDANGLFYGGLTAFYQGDYALAAERLDDSRDLAINTFREESEFYLALAWKEMGEAEQAETLLQEIIAKNGFYAKRASEVLED, from the coding sequence ATGGCGAAGCCGAATAACACATACGATCCACAGTTGCTGGAGACCTATTTCAATGGCTCTCTGAGTGCAGAGGAAGCGCATGCGCTAGAAATGCAGGCCATGGAAGATCCATTCCTAGCAGAGGCTATGGAAGGATTTGAAGCCGCCGGCGTCAATCCAGAAGCTAGTGCCGCGTTGAAGCAGCAAATCCACTCGGCAACACAGCCAACTGGCGGATTGACGCCTTGGTTGTTAGGTATGGCTGCTGTATTGGTGGTGGCTGCTGGTGTGTGGCTGGCCATTCCAGAAGAAAAGGAAGATGCCCTCGTGGAAACGTTGATAGAGGAAGAGTCAGAGAGAGAATTAGAATTAGAAGAAGAGGCTAGGGATGCACATGTGCATCCTTACACAGATGAAGAATTGGAGGAGAGTCATATTGAGGTCGTGGATCAATCACAGACCGATAGTAGTATGACCTTTACCATTCGTGAGACTATGGCCGAAGTAGCCGATGCTGCTCAAGCTGTGGAAGAAGTTCCCGTTGAGCACTTTGTAGAGCGTGTAGAAGCTCCTGCTCCAGTGGCACCGCAAGAGCCAGAAGAAGTTTCTCCTGTTGACGCACCCGAAGAAGAAGAACGTGATGTGATGATTCCTGGAGCTGCGATTTACCACCTGTTGAATTACAAAGTGGTGGATTACCGCGGGCAACGAGAAGAAAGCTGGGAAAAGCGCGAGCTATTGACTGGAACAAATGCTGCCATCAGCGACTCCTCAGAGGAACCACTGATTGGTCAACAATACACCCAGGTAGCCTACGTCGAGTACCTCGAACAAACCATGGAGCGCTTTGCTGAAGAGCGTTACTCAAAGGCTGAACGAGGGTTCAAAGAGATTCTCCTGCACTTCCCTTATGACGCGAACGGACTGTTCTATGGCGGTCTCACCGCTTTCTATCAAGGAGACTACGCTTTGGCTGCAGAACGTTTAGATGATTCACGTGATCTCGCAATCAACACATTCCGAGAAGAGAGTGAGTTCTACCTTGCGCTAGCGTGGAAAGAAATGGGTGAAGCCGAACAAGCCGAAACTCTCCTCCAAGAAATCATCGCGAAAAATGGCTTCTACGCTAAACGAGCGTCTGAAGTACTCGAAGATTAG
- a CDS encoding FKBP-type peptidyl-prolyl cis-trans isomerase has product MKIEKGKLVSMDYSLYTDGPDGELIEETTAEEPFEFIYGHEAMLDKFEETLKGMEAGKAFSVLIKAEDAYGPEQEDAFVEMEKSMFVVDGELDEELIAEGEVVPLQDEDGNEILAVIAENNENTVVVDLNHPLAGVDLYFDGEVLEVREPSEEEWSRIHE; this is encoded by the coding sequence ATGAAGATTGAAAAAGGAAAACTCGTTTCAATGGACTACAGCTTGTACACTGATGGTCCTGATGGTGAATTGATTGAAGAAACGACGGCTGAGGAGCCGTTTGAATTCATCTATGGTCACGAAGCCATGCTCGATAAGTTCGAGGAGACGTTGAAAGGCATGGAAGCTGGTAAGGCGTTCTCTGTATTGATCAAAGCTGAGGATGCGTACGGACCAGAGCAGGAAGACGCCTTTGTTGAAATGGAGAAGTCAATGTTCGTTGTTGACGGCGAATTAGACGAAGAATTGATCGCAGAAGGGGAAGTGGTTCCATTGCAAGATGAAGATGGAAATGAGATCCTTGCGGTAATCGCTGAGAACAACGAGAATACGGTTGTTGTCGACTTGAATCACCCGCTTGCTGGAGTGGATCTTTACTTCGATGGAGAGGTGCTTGAAGTACGCGAGCCATCAGAAGAAGAGTGGTCAAGAATCCACGAGTAA
- a CDS encoding RNA polymerase sigma factor: MRLLYGMGLRWKKKQLDDLALVREYQRSGDKALVGTLYERYVDLVLGVCLKYLKNQQDAEDATMQIFEQLMEKLKKAEISNFKSWLWSVTRNHCLMQLRKQQPEVTEVNESQFVAESNMHELLVKEAKLNQLERVINELSDDQRKCITAFYLERKSYQQISDELNMELKKVKSHIQNGKRNLSLKMMNDGEAE; this comes from the coding sequence GTGAGGCTCTTGTATGGCATGGGATTGAGATGGAAGAAAAAGCAACTCGACGATTTGGCATTGGTGCGCGAATATCAGCGCAGCGGTGACAAAGCGCTGGTGGGCACCCTTTACGAGCGCTACGTAGATCTCGTTCTTGGGGTCTGTCTCAAATACCTAAAGAACCAACAAGACGCGGAAGACGCGACCATGCAGATCTTCGAACAGTTGATGGAAAAACTGAAGAAGGCGGAGATCTCAAACTTTAAATCGTGGCTATGGTCGGTGACCAGAAACCACTGCCTCATGCAGCTTCGAAAGCAACAGCCTGAAGTGACTGAGGTGAATGAATCACAATTCGTTGCAGAAAGTAACATGCACGAGTTGTTGGTGAAAGAAGCGAAACTGAACCAATTAGAGCGTGTGATTAATGAGCTGAGTGACGATCAGCGAAAATGCATCACCGCCTTTTATCTTGAACGGAAGAGTTACCAGCAAATCTCAGATGAGCTGAACATGGAACTCAAGAAGGTCAAGAGCCATATACAGAACGGCAAGCGAAACCTGTCGTTAAAGATGATGAATGATGGCGAAGCCGAATAA
- a CDS encoding TonB-dependent receptor — translation MSSYLKVLLLAFCFIPSVLSAQDKITISGEISDESNGETLIGATVFVKELSLGTATNIYGFYSITLDPGTYTLKVSFIGYEPTEQVVTLDSDTRQDFRLSPQGILVNEAVIEGESTAEENVGSVNMSTVNMQMEMVKKIPAFMGEVDVIKAIQLLPGVQAAGEGSSGFHVRGGSVDQNLILLDESPVYNASHLLGFFSVFNSNAIKEMQLYKGGIPSRYGGRLASVLDIRMKDGNNKTWHAEGGIGSVSSRLTVEGPIVKDRGSILLAGRRSYADIFLLASSDPTTRQTKLYFYDLNLKANYKVNENNRLYLSGYNGRDVFGFGDQFSFGWGNSTGTARWNHIYNSKLFSNVTLTYSDYDYKLEQVSDEFGFLWESNITDLTGKVDYNYFINPQNTLQFGGSVTWRELDPGFARGTGEDSFLGELRMPITRSRDYALYISNEQRFGEKFTVSYGLRYALFQNVGEGTIFEFDNEYNVVDSAVYGKGEVYQTYGGFEPRIGVNYRLNERSSIKASYNRTQQFIQMATNSTSSSPLDVWFSASPNVKPQIADQYAIGYFRNFFDNKLEASVEAYYKQMQNTIDFANHAQLLLNRYLEGELRVGESRAYGIEFLVRKQTGKITGLASYTLARSERLIPEIQSDWYASNFDRTHDVSVVVAYELNKKWSFGMNWVYSTGNAVTMPTGRFEYMGMIVPVYSDRNGERMPAYHRLDFSATLTPKKNETRKWKGEWVFSIYNAYNRHNAYSINFVQDENDPNTTYAEQTYLLPVVPAVTYNFKF, via the coding sequence ATGTCTTCTTACCTGAAGGTTCTGCTACTTGCATTCTGTTTTATACCGAGTGTTCTCTCTGCGCAGGACAAGATCACGATCAGTGGTGAGATCTCCGATGAATCGAACGGGGAAACATTGATCGGGGCTACTGTATTTGTCAAAGAGCTCTCGCTCGGAACAGCTACCAACATTTACGGATTCTACTCCATCACTCTCGACCCAGGAACATACACGTTGAAGGTTTCCTTCATTGGGTATGAACCTACGGAACAAGTGGTCACGCTCGACAGCGATACTCGTCAAGATTTTCGATTGTCGCCTCAGGGCATCTTGGTGAACGAAGCCGTGATCGAAGGAGAAAGCACTGCGGAAGAAAACGTAGGCTCAGTCAACATGTCAACCGTCAACATGCAAATGGAGATGGTCAAGAAGATCCCAGCCTTCATGGGAGAAGTTGATGTCATCAAGGCGATTCAATTGCTTCCTGGGGTACAAGCAGCAGGTGAAGGTTCATCTGGTTTCCACGTTCGCGGTGGATCTGTGGATCAGAACCTCATCCTTCTAGATGAATCTCCGGTATATAACGCCTCTCACCTTCTTGGGTTTTTCTCGGTATTCAACAGCAATGCCATCAAAGAGATGCAGCTCTACAAAGGAGGCATTCCTTCACGTTATGGAGGTCGTTTGGCGTCCGTTCTTGACATTCGAATGAAGGATGGAAACAACAAAACATGGCATGCCGAAGGTGGAATCGGAAGCGTTTCTTCACGACTCACAGTGGAAGGACCAATCGTGAAAGATCGAGGTTCCATTCTACTTGCCGGACGACGTTCCTATGCAGACATCTTCTTGCTGGCGAGCAGTGACCCTACTACGCGTCAGACGAAGCTCTACTTCTATGACCTCAACTTAAAAGCCAACTACAAGGTCAACGAAAACAACCGTCTCTACTTGAGTGGATACAACGGACGTGACGTCTTTGGCTTTGGGGATCAGTTCAGCTTTGGATGGGGCAACTCAACAGGAACGGCTCGCTGGAACCACATTTACAACAGCAAGCTTTTCAGTAATGTGACGCTGACGTACTCAGATTACGATTACAAGCTCGAACAGGTGAGTGATGAATTTGGCTTCTTGTGGGAGTCGAACATCACAGACTTGACTGGGAAGGTTGATTACAACTACTTCATCAATCCGCAGAACACACTCCAGTTTGGAGGATCAGTGACCTGGCGAGAGTTAGACCCAGGGTTTGCACGCGGAACCGGAGAAGATTCATTCCTCGGCGAACTGAGAATGCCGATTACACGTTCTCGAGACTACGCGCTATATATCAGCAACGAACAACGATTCGGAGAGAAATTCACGGTGAGTTACGGACTTCGCTACGCGCTCTTCCAGAACGTTGGAGAAGGAACCATCTTCGAGTTCGACAATGAATACAACGTCGTTGACTCTGCAGTGTATGGTAAAGGAGAAGTGTACCAAACCTACGGTGGTTTCGAACCACGCATAGGGGTGAACTATCGCTTAAATGAGCGTAGTTCGATCAAAGCGAGCTACAACCGCACACAGCAGTTCATTCAGATGGCTACGAATTCAACATCTTCATCTCCACTAGATGTTTGGTTCTCTGCAAGCCCGAATGTCAAGCCACAGATTGCAGATCAATACGCGATCGGTTACTTCCGCAACTTCTTTGACAACAAGCTGGAGGCTTCGGTAGAAGCTTATTACAAGCAAATGCAAAATACGATCGACTTCGCGAATCACGCGCAGTTGTTACTGAACCGCTACTTGGAAGGAGAGCTTCGCGTAGGAGAATCCCGAGCTTATGGAATTGAGTTCCTGGTGCGCAAGCAAACAGGAAAGATCACTGGATTGGCGAGCTACACATTGGCACGTAGTGAACGATTGATTCCAGAAATTCAGTCTGATTGGTACGCAAGTAACTTCGACCGTACACACGATGTCTCTGTCGTTGTGGCTTACGAACTCAATAAGAAATGGAGCTTCGGTATGAACTGGGTATACAGCACCGGCAACGCGGTAACGATGCCAACCGGACGATTCGAATACATGGGAATGATTGTTCCAGTGTATTCTGACCGAAACGGAGAGCGCATGCCAGCTTATCACCGTCTCGACTTCTCGGCTACGTTAACACCGAAAAAGAACGAAACAAGAAAGTGGAAAGGTGAATGGGTGTTCAGCATCTACAATGCTTACAACCGCCACAACGCTTACTCGATCAACTTCGTTCAAGACGAAAACGATCCGAATACAACCTACGCTGAGCAGACTTACCTGCTTCCAGTGGTGCCTGCAGTTACCTACAACTTCAAATTTTGA
- a CDS encoding YIP1 family protein: MRLLLDIFVFLVSPDRVADQRSQSGWSKLEGLTLLIIGLLLTGLLYSSRSSFEYALEREQYFRIVGSLFGVVFRALTCGIMIYLASQRFYPKQWKLWDVLMLSMHSMMIYFVSAALLALLPDEVVIPYNWFITWVWSALLFTRGIQIFYTTTFWRALFLVLFAKIFNWALLAPFFGLEI; the protein is encoded by the coding sequence GTGAGATTGCTTCTTGACATATTTGTCTTTTTGGTATCCCCAGATCGAGTAGCTGACCAACGATCCCAATCAGGCTGGAGCAAGCTGGAAGGACTCACCCTATTGATCATAGGCCTGTTGCTCACGGGTTTGCTTTATTCTAGCCGGTCTTCATTCGAATATGCCCTTGAAAGAGAACAGTACTTCCGAATCGTCGGATCACTATTTGGTGTCGTCTTTCGTGCGTTGACCTGCGGCATCATGATCTACTTGGCTTCTCAACGTTTTTACCCCAAGCAATGGAAGCTGTGGGATGTCCTAATGCTTTCGATGCACAGTATGATGATCTACTTCGTGAGTGCGGCACTCTTAGCCTTGTTGCCGGATGAGGTAGTGATTCCTTATAATTGGTTCATCACTTGGGTTTGGTCAGCGCTTCTATTCACGAGAGGGATTCAGATTTTCTACACCACTACTTTTTGGCGCGCCTTATTTCTCGTGCTATTTGCTAAAATCTTCAACTGGGCCTTGCTTGCCCCCTTTTTCGGATTGGAGATCTAA
- a CDS encoding superoxide dismutase, whose protein sequence is MKEFTLPELGYAFDALAPSIDAMTMEIHHGKHHAGYVRKLNAALAETPGFEGMDIAGILENVSLDQTGVRNNGGGHFNHSMFWKVMEPGGANAPSGDLAAAIDRDLGSYDAFKESFFSAAKSRFGSGWAWLCVGEDKKLFVMSTANQDNPLMNKVVEQTGMPILGIDVWEHAYYLNYQNKRGDYINAFMEVINWDRVAEYYAVAVS, encoded by the coding sequence ATGAAAGAATTCACCCTTCCGGAACTAGGGTATGCCTTTGATGCATTGGCTCCTTCAATTGACGCCATGACCATGGAGATTCACCATGGCAAGCACCACGCTGGCTATGTTCGCAAACTGAACGCCGCACTAGCTGAAACCCCTGGTTTCGAAGGCATGGATATCGCAGGCATCCTCGAAAATGTATCTCTTGATCAAACCGGTGTTCGCAACAATGGCGGAGGTCACTTCAACCACAGCATGTTCTGGAAGGTCATGGAGCCAGGAGGCGCCAACGCTCCTTCAGGTGACCTTGCTGCAGCCATCGATCGTGATCTAGGTTCATACGATGCTTTCAAAGAGTCTTTCTTCAGCGCTGCCAAGTCTCGCTTCGGAAGCGGATGGGCATGGCTATGTGTTGGTGAAGACAAGAAGTTGTTCGTCATGTCAACAGCGAATCAAGACAACCCACTCATGAATAAGGTGGTAGAACAAACAGGAATGCCAATCCTAGGCATCGATGTTTGGGAACACGCCTACTACCTAAACTACCAGAACAAACGCGGAGACTACATCAATGCGTTTATGGAAGTGATTAACTGGGATCGCGTAGCGGAATACTACGCTGTCGCTGTATCTTAA
- a CDS encoding AsmA-like C-terminal region-containing protein, translating to MRKLIKIALRIFAVFVVAIVALLTWAYVNEDELEQEAVQALEAGLLTDMSVQEIDLSVIRRFPNISLACSDVFLTDTFGEGDTLLWAEEVSFELGLFSALSGNYSFQQVRISDGGMHLTRDEKGRDNYHFWKASESTDSTNATLDISKVKLHNIHFRMVDDYSKVYVETLHLAANVDGVIQGDTVKLAGDLQTPHAYVDVEGKNWVPGIDVSGQLETVLAIEAQDYQFTNVDLQVADFDIEGDARFHINDLGVLCDMEADLERVDLTRLRALLPPAEARVLNEYQAQGMARGHLSLAGLAGRNQIPAWSFNGELKNGLLTEQEQKIELDDIRSQFKVSGGAENAGVLEIAAFKASLEGGKISLNGKLNDFETPVVLADIDASFDLGDLQRFLQLDSIGALTGELELEARFSGSIPMRSANGGNEIDPAALRSAKLNGKLELDDVGIALHELPRPLERINGEFELEGEVGRIKEAQVSIGDTDLELTGEMRNLLPWLVAKGEVLDIQARCESDAFDLASFLTDDATSEEAASEYEVFLPEDLRVTVDVEFDHFTFREFIAHDVKGEASLSSKGIFFDPLHLNTADGELDLQVSLTPNQSGYSIVANAGMKQMDVKELFLEFEQFGQDFITSNNVRGDCTATATFRAYASKSLEIDAQSIESNIDLKVENGELIGLKSMKAISDFMRENKLINPFVRADELEEKMEHIRFATLENQIRIDNGKIYFPTMDIKSSAMDITISGTHWFDQKIDYSLALYLRDILIQKNQTEFGVVEDDGLGNRFFLSMTGTTDDPSFGYDRLARKEQRKEERRQEREDFKDVLREELGIFKGSADTTKKAEKKPEPSGSTITVHWGDEGEEKSSSSKESTSSGSSDDGKKKKKRWRLLNDDDEEETEDAPDIDDDDDY from the coding sequence ATGCGGAAGCTCATTAAAATAGCCCTCAGAATATTCGCGGTGTTCGTCGTGGCGATCGTCGCTTTGCTTACGTGGGCCTACGTGAACGAAGATGAGTTGGAGCAGGAAGCCGTGCAGGCCTTGGAGGCAGGGTTGCTCACAGATATGAGCGTTCAAGAGATAGATCTCTCCGTAATTCGACGTTTTCCGAATATTTCACTGGCATGCTCCGATGTTTTCTTGACCGATACCTTCGGTGAGGGAGATACACTACTTTGGGCTGAAGAAGTCAGCTTTGAACTCGGACTATTTTCCGCATTAAGCGGGAATTATAGCTTTCAACAAGTCAGAATCTCTGACGGCGGAATGCATCTCACACGAGATGAAAAAGGAAGAGACAATTACCATTTCTGGAAGGCTTCAGAATCTACGGATAGCACCAATGCTACCCTCGATATCAGTAAGGTGAAACTCCACAACATCCACTTCAGAATGGTGGATGATTACTCCAAAGTGTACGTGGAAACGCTGCACTTGGCGGCGAATGTAGATGGCGTCATCCAAGGCGATACCGTGAAGTTAGCAGGAGACCTTCAAACCCCACATGCCTACGTGGATGTGGAAGGTAAGAACTGGGTGCCGGGTATCGATGTGAGCGGACAACTCGAGACTGTTCTCGCGATTGAAGCCCAAGATTATCAGTTTACCAACGTTGATCTTCAGGTGGCCGACTTTGACATTGAAGGTGACGCCAGGTTCCACATCAACGACCTAGGTGTTTTGTGTGATATGGAAGCAGATTTGGAACGCGTTGACCTCACTCGTTTGCGTGCGCTCTTGCCTCCTGCAGAAGCTCGGGTGCTGAATGAATATCAAGCCCAAGGAATGGCTCGCGGACATCTTTCTTTAGCAGGCCTGGCCGGCCGGAATCAGATTCCTGCATGGTCTTTTAATGGCGAGTTAAAGAACGGCTTGCTTACGGAACAAGAGCAGAAGATCGAACTTGACGACATCCGCTCGCAATTCAAAGTTTCCGGTGGAGCGGAGAATGCTGGTGTCTTAGAAATTGCAGCCTTCAAAGCATCGCTTGAAGGTGGGAAAATCAGCTTGAACGGGAAGCTCAACGACTTCGAAACCCCAGTGGTGTTGGCAGACATTGATGCCTCGTTTGATCTAGGAGACCTCCAACGCTTTCTGCAATTAGACTCTATTGGTGCCCTTACGGGCGAATTGGAGTTGGAGGCGCGTTTCTCAGGAAGCATTCCAATGCGTTCCGCCAATGGCGGGAATGAAATAGACCCCGCGGCCTTGAGAAGTGCAAAGTTGAATGGGAAACTTGAACTTGACGACGTCGGCATCGCACTCCACGAATTGCCTCGTCCGCTTGAGCGAATTAACGGTGAATTCGAACTGGAAGGTGAGGTTGGCCGGATCAAAGAAGCCCAAGTCTCTATTGGCGATACCGATTTAGAACTCACCGGAGAAATGCGAAACCTCTTGCCTTGGTTGGTTGCCAAAGGAGAAGTGTTAGACATTCAGGCACGTTGCGAAAGTGATGCCTTTGATTTGGCTTCATTCCTGACAGACGATGCCACAAGCGAAGAAGCGGCCAGCGAATACGAAGTGTTCCTACCGGAGGATCTGCGCGTCACGGTGGATGTTGAGTTTGATCATTTTACTTTCCGCGAGTTCATTGCCCATGATGTGAAGGGCGAAGCAAGTTTGAGTTCGAAAGGAATCTTCTTTGACCCCTTGCATTTGAATACAGCCGATGGCGAGCTAGATCTTCAAGTGAGTTTGACGCCGAATCAATCGGGTTACTCTATTGTCGCTAACGCGGGAATGAAACAAATGGACGTTAAAGAGCTGTTCTTGGAGTTTGAGCAGTTCGGTCAAGACTTTATCACTTCCAATAATGTTCGAGGTGATTGTACTGCGACTGCGACATTCCGAGCGTATGCGAGTAAGTCATTAGAAATAGACGCTCAGAGCATTGAAAGCAATATTGACCTCAAGGTAGAGAACGGAGAGTTGATCGGCTTGAAAAGCATGAAGGCCATCAGTGATTTCATGCGGGAGAATAAGCTGATCAATCCATTCGTGCGCGCAGATGAGTTGGAAGAGAAAATGGAGCACATCCGGTTCGCGACCTTGGAGAATCAAATTCGAATCGACAACGGGAAAATCTACTTCCCTACGATGGATATCAAGTCGAGCGCCATGGATATCACCATTAGCGGAACCCACTGGTTTGACCAGAAGATCGATTATAGCTTGGCGTTGTATCTACGCGACATTCTTATCCAAAAGAATCAGACAGAGTTTGGAGTGGTTGAAGATGACGGACTAGGAAACCGTTTCTTCTTATCGATGACAGGAACTACGGACGACCCGAGTTTCGGATATGATCGACTGGCGCGGAAAGAACAGCGCAAAGAAGAACGGAGACAAGAACGCGAAGACTTTAAAGATGTGTTACGTGAAGAATTGGGCATCTTCAAAGGTTCAGCTGACACCACTAAAAAGGCAGAGAAGAAGCCGGAGCCTAGCGGTAGCACCATCACTGTGCATTGGGGCGATGAAGGGGAAGAGAAGTCGAGTTCTTCGAAGGAATCAACCTCAAGTGGTTCTTCAGACGATGGAAAGAAGAAAAAGAAGAGATGGCGTTTGTTGAACGACGATGACGAAGAGGAGACAGAAGACGCCCCTGATATTGACGACGACGACGATTACTAA
- a CDS encoding DUF2199 domain-containing protein, producing MFWNKWKKKTQIKTVELTDNGFVINHNGLVTQFDWSEITCLTGFKIDLLTLDEICLKIEAQSKSAILTESFSGWRLFVTALMSELPEIEENWKGIIAQPPFERNETILFSKAEKENHFHCTECGIAHSDWPSLAFKSPANYDCLSEQEKSEHGTLNSDFCEIHHDGQVDRFIRVTLTQKVNDNCQNLDYGLWVSLSEKSYLDYESNFDNEDHETGYFGWLCNNIPEYGDTMSIPCDVMTKKGNGRPEIFPHQNFDHPFVRDYYDGISQKEAKKRIDEMMKNIG from the coding sequence ATGTTCTGGAATAAATGGAAGAAGAAAACTCAGATTAAAACGGTTGAATTAACCGATAACGGTTTTGTCATCAATCATAATGGACTTGTCACCCAATTCGATTGGAGTGAAATCACTTGTCTAACGGGATTCAAGATTGATCTATTGACCCTAGATGAAATTTGTCTAAAAATCGAAGCGCAAAGTAAATCCGCAATTCTCACGGAGAGCTTTAGTGGATGGAGATTATTTGTAACCGCATTAATGAGCGAACTCCCTGAAATAGAAGAGAATTGGAAAGGAATCATAGCTCAACCGCCTTTCGAAAGAAACGAGACAATACTGTTCAGCAAAGCTGAAAAAGAAAACCACTTTCATTGCACCGAGTGCGGAATAGCTCATTCAGACTGGCCATCATTAGCCTTCAAGTCGCCTGCGAACTATGACTGCCTTTCCGAACAAGAAAAGTCTGAACACGGAACACTGAACTCTGACTTTTGTGAAATTCATCACGATGGCCAAGTTGACCGCTTTATAAGGGTCACACTCACACAAAAAGTGAACGACAATTGCCAAAACCTAGACTACGGACTTTGGGTATCGTTAAGCGAAAAAAGTTACTTAGACTACGAATCAAATTTCGATAACGAGGACCACGAAACTGGGTATTTTGGCTGGTTATGCAACAACATTCCAGAATATGGAGACACTATGTCAATTCCCTGTGATGTCATGACCAAGAAAGGGAATGGTCGACCTGAAATTTTTCCTCATCAGAATTTTGACCATCCATTTGTAAGAGATTACTACGATGGAATTTCACAAAAAGAAGCGAAAAAGAGAATTGACGAAATGATGAAAAACATTGGGTAA